One genomic window of Geodermatophilus sp. DSM 44513 includes the following:
- the tal gene encoding transaldolase yields the protein MAQNEKLAELSSAGVAVWLDDLSRDRIRSGNLQSLVDEHSVVGVTTNPTIFAAAISGSDSYDDQLHAMAVRKVSVEEALRTITAADVRDACDLLAPVAQRQPGDGRVSLEVAPGLAHDTDATAAEAAHLWWLVDRPNLFIKIPATEEGLAAITTSLARGISVNVTLIFSLERYRAVMDAYLAGLEQRLAEDDGADLSGIASVASFFVSRVDTEIDKRLDAAGADPQLKGKAALANAQLAYQAYEEVFSSDRWKALEARGARPQRPLWASTGVKNPDYPDTLYVSELIAPGTVNTMPEKTLMAYADHGAPGTPVQKTYEEAAAVMRSIAEAGVDMDDVFRTIEDEGVQKFVDSWDELTASVRSELEDKK from the coding sequence ATGGCACAGAACGAGAAGCTGGCCGAGCTGTCGTCGGCCGGGGTCGCCGTCTGGCTCGACGACCTCTCCCGCGACCGCATCCGCAGCGGGAACCTGCAGTCACTGGTCGACGAGCACTCCGTCGTCGGCGTCACCACCAACCCGACCATCTTCGCCGCGGCGATCAGCGGGTCGGACTCCTACGACGACCAGCTGCACGCGATGGCCGTGCGCAAGGTGAGCGTCGAGGAGGCGCTGCGCACCATCACCGCCGCCGACGTCCGGGACGCCTGCGACCTGCTCGCCCCGGTCGCCCAGCGCCAGCCGGGTGACGGCCGGGTGTCGCTGGAGGTCGCGCCGGGCCTGGCGCACGACACCGACGCCACCGCCGCGGAGGCCGCGCACCTGTGGTGGCTGGTCGACCGGCCGAACCTGTTCATCAAGATCCCGGCCACCGAGGAGGGGCTGGCGGCGATCACCACCTCCCTGGCCCGCGGCATCAGTGTCAACGTCACCCTCATCTTCAGCCTCGAGCGCTACCGGGCGGTCATGGACGCCTACCTGGCCGGGCTGGAACAGCGGCTGGCCGAGGACGACGGCGCCGACCTGTCCGGCATCGCCTCGGTGGCGTCGTTCTTCGTCTCCCGGGTGGACACCGAGATCGACAAGCGGTTGGACGCCGCCGGCGCCGACCCGCAGCTCAAGGGCAAGGCCGCGCTAGCCAACGCCCAGCTGGCCTACCAGGCCTACGAGGAGGTCTTCTCCTCCGACCGGTGGAAGGCCCTGGAGGCCCGCGGCGCCCGGCCGCAGCGGCCGCTGTGGGCCTCGACCGGGGTGAAGAACCCCGACTACCCCGACACCCTCTACGTCAGCGAGCTGATCGCCCCCGGCACGGTCAACACCATGCCGGAGAAGACGCTCATGGCCTACGCCGACCACGGCGCCCCGGGCACGCCGGTGCAGAAGACCTACGAGGAGGCCGCCGCGGTGATGCGGTCGATCGCCGAGGCCGGCGTGGACATGGACGACGTGTTCCGGACGATCGAGGACGAGGGCGTGCAGAAGTTCGTCGACTCGTGGGACGAGCTCACCGCCTCCGTGCGTTCGGAGCTGGAGGACAAGAAATAG
- the zwf gene encoding glucose-6-phosphate dehydrogenase, with protein MITNPLRDPRDRRLPRVPEPCALVVFGITGDLARKKLLPAVYDLANRGLLPTNFALLGFARRDWGDEDFAELAREAARKAARTPWREEVWERLAGSVRFVQGSFDDDNAFDALAATLGELEGSHGIGGNAAFYLSIPPAMFPVVLKQMQRTGMADSTPGRWRRVVVEKPFGTDLASSRALNELVDSVFTAEDVFRIDHYLGKETVQNLMALRFANSLFEPLWNGHHVDSVQITMAEDVGIGGRAQFYEQTGAARDVLQNHLLQLLALTAMEEPVEFSAEEIRTEKLKVLRAVSLPEDLSAFAVRGQYEQGWLAGQRATGYRQEDGVDPHSTTETYAAVRLGVETRRWAGVPFYLRAGKRLPRRVTEIALVFKRAPHLPFADTDTEELGNNQLVIRVQPDEGMTLKFGSKVPGSVMEVRDVAMDFLYGEQFTEASPEAYERLLLDVLLGDATLFPRNAEVEASWAVIDPLEEFWAGTTPQPYRAGEWGPRAADEMLAAEGRRWRRP; from the coding sequence TTGATCACCAATCCGCTGCGGGACCCGCGGGACCGGCGGCTGCCCCGCGTGCCGGAGCCCTGCGCCCTCGTCGTCTTCGGCATCACCGGGGACCTCGCCCGCAAGAAGCTCCTGCCGGCCGTCTACGACCTGGCCAACCGTGGCCTGCTGCCGACGAACTTCGCGCTCCTGGGGTTCGCCCGCCGCGACTGGGGCGACGAGGACTTCGCAGAGCTCGCCCGCGAGGCCGCCCGCAAGGCCGCCCGCACCCCGTGGCGGGAGGAGGTGTGGGAGCGGCTGGCCGGCAGCGTCCGCTTCGTGCAGGGGTCCTTCGACGACGACAACGCCTTCGACGCCCTCGCCGCCACGCTCGGGGAGCTGGAGGGCAGCCACGGCATCGGGGGCAACGCGGCGTTCTACCTGTCCATCCCGCCGGCGATGTTCCCGGTGGTGCTCAAGCAGATGCAGCGCACCGGCATGGCCGACAGCACCCCCGGCCGCTGGCGCCGGGTGGTGGTGGAGAAGCCGTTCGGCACCGACCTGGCCTCCAGCCGGGCGCTCAACGAGCTGGTCGACTCGGTGTTCACCGCCGAGGACGTGTTCCGCATCGACCACTACCTGGGCAAGGAGACCGTCCAGAACCTGATGGCGCTGCGGTTCGCCAACTCGCTGTTCGAGCCGCTGTGGAACGGCCACCACGTCGACTCGGTGCAGATCACCATGGCCGAGGACGTCGGGATCGGCGGGCGGGCGCAGTTCTACGAGCAGACCGGGGCGGCCCGCGACGTGCTGCAGAACCACCTGCTGCAGCTGCTGGCGCTCACCGCGATGGAGGAGCCGGTCGAGTTCTCCGCGGAGGAGATCCGCACCGAGAAGCTCAAGGTGCTGCGCGCGGTGTCCCTGCCGGAGGACCTGTCCGCCTTCGCCGTCCGCGGGCAGTACGAGCAGGGCTGGCTGGCCGGGCAGCGGGCCACCGGCTACCGGCAGGAGGACGGCGTCGACCCGCACTCGACCACCGAGACCTACGCCGCCGTCCGGCTGGGCGTGGAGACCCGGCGGTGGGCCGGCGTGCCGTTCTACCTGCGCGCCGGCAAGCGGTTGCCACGGCGGGTGACCGAGATCGCGCTGGTCTTCAAGCGCGCGCCGCACCTGCCCTTCGCCGACACCGACACCGAGGAGCTGGGCAACAACCAGCTGGTCATCCGGGTGCAGCCCGACGAGGGGATGACCCTGAAGTTCGGGTCGAAGGTGCCGGGGAGCGTGATGGAGGTCCGCGACGTCGCGATGGACTTCCTCTACGGCGAGCAGTTCACCGAGGCCAGCCCCGAGGCCTACGAGCGGCTGCTGCTCGACGTGCTGCTCGGCGACGCCACCCTGTTCCCGCGCAACGCGGAGGTCGAGGCGTCCTGGGCGGTGATCGACCCGCTGGAGGAGTTCTGGGCCGGGACGACGCCGCAGCCCTACCGGGCCGGCGAGTGGGGCCCGCGCGCGGCCGACGAGATGCTCGCCGCCGAGGGCCGCCGGTGGCGGCGCCCGTGA
- a CDS encoding glucose-6-phosphate dehydrogenase assembly protein OpcA, with amino-acid sequence MTTLWDTTGSAVVKELAAQRRTGGAVLSGVALTLVVVADEDRVAEAEEAATAAAEQHPCRLLIVIRRQIEAPAPRLDAEVLIGGRLGPGEAVVMRMYGRLALHAESVVLPLLAADAPVVTWFHGTPPDRLATDALAVIADRRITDSSLAGDQLAALCARAEDYAPGDTDLAWTRSTPWRATLTSTVDSVSGRRGESVRVLGGRVEGDPGHATALLLAGWLTARCGVDVPVESGERRPGPSGVAAVALELDQDEQVRVTADRRGGAVISQPYRPDATVALPDRALGDLVGEELRRLDPDEPYAEALGSTTGVPDLAERAAAREYEWLDPAEATGGPGEPLPTVPADSVGADEVAEHGERNSAEATP; translated from the coding sequence ATGACGACGCTGTGGGACACCACCGGCTCGGCCGTGGTCAAGGAGCTGGCCGCCCAGCGGCGCACCGGCGGCGCGGTGCTGTCCGGCGTGGCCCTGACGCTGGTCGTCGTGGCCGACGAGGACCGGGTGGCCGAGGCGGAGGAGGCCGCGACCGCCGCCGCCGAGCAGCACCCGTGCCGGCTGCTGATCGTCATCCGCCGGCAGATCGAGGCGCCGGCGCCCCGGCTGGACGCCGAGGTGCTCATCGGCGGGCGGTTGGGCCCCGGTGAGGCCGTGGTCATGCGGATGTACGGGCGGCTGGCGCTGCACGCCGAGTCGGTGGTGCTGCCGCTGCTGGCCGCCGACGCCCCGGTGGTGACCTGGTTCCACGGCACGCCGCCGGACCGGCTGGCCACCGACGCGCTCGCGGTGATCGCCGACCGGCGGATCACCGACAGCTCGCTGGCCGGCGACCAGCTCGCCGCGCTGTGCGCCCGCGCCGAGGACTACGCCCCCGGGGACACCGACCTGGCGTGGACGCGCAGCACGCCGTGGCGGGCAACGCTCACCTCGACGGTGGACTCGGTGTCCGGCCGCCGGGGCGAGTCGGTGCGGGTGCTCGGCGGGCGGGTCGAGGGCGACCCGGGACACGCCACCGCACTGCTGCTGGCCGGCTGGCTGACCGCGCGCTGCGGCGTGGACGTCCCGGTGGAGTCCGGTGAGCGGCGCCCCGGCCCCAGCGGCGTCGCGGCCGTGGCGCTGGAACTGGACCAGGACGAGCAGGTGCGGGTGACCGCCGACCGGCGCGGCGGGGCGGTCATCAGCCAGCCCTACCGGCCGGATGCGACCGTGGCCCTGCCCGACCGGGCGCTCGGGGACCTGGTCGGTGAGGAGCTGCGCCGGCTGGACCCCGACGAGCCGTACGCCGAGGCGCTCGGGTCCACGACCGGCGTCCCCGACCTGGCCGAGCGGGCGGCGGCGCGGGAGTACGAGTGGCTGGACCCCGCGGAGGCCACCGGCGGGCCCGGCGAGCCGCTGCCCACGGTGCCCGCGGACTCCGTCGGCGCCGACGAGGTGGCCGAGCACGGGGAGCGCAACAGCGCGGAGGCCACCCCGTGA
- the pgl gene encoding 6-phosphogluconolactonase, which yields MIKDPPAPHRSHAHGGPLQEGQRPDVVVEPDADRLARAVAAALVARLAAAQAVHGTASVVLTGGGIGTAVLERVADLVREPARERVDWTAVDVWWGDDRWVPAADGDRNELGARRALLDPAGVPAERVHALPASDAGFAEPEDAAAWYADQLAAAADSGPVPRIDVLLLGVGPEGHVASVFPGTPAVSDQRPVFAVRDCPKPPPTRVSLGLSAVNAAEEVWLLASGAAKAPAVARALGGQVTPEELPAAGVHGRRATRWLLDADAAGELDPPA from the coding sequence GTGATAAAGGACCCTCCTGCCCCCCACCGCTCGCACGCTCACGGCGGGCCCCTGCAGGAGGGCCAACGGCCCGACGTCGTCGTCGAGCCGGACGCCGACCGGCTGGCCCGCGCGGTGGCCGCGGCGCTGGTCGCCCGGCTCGCCGCGGCGCAGGCGGTGCACGGGACGGCGTCGGTGGTGCTCACCGGGGGTGGCATCGGCACCGCCGTCCTCGAGCGGGTGGCCGACCTGGTGCGCGAGCCGGCCCGCGAGCGGGTGGACTGGACCGCGGTCGACGTGTGGTGGGGCGACGACCGCTGGGTGCCCGCCGCCGACGGCGACCGCAACGAGCTGGGCGCCCGGCGGGCGCTGCTCGACCCGGCCGGCGTCCCGGCGGAGCGGGTGCACGCGCTGCCTGCCTCGGACGCCGGGTTCGCCGAGCCCGAGGACGCCGCGGCCTGGTACGCCGACCAGCTGGCCGCGGCGGCCGACAGCGGGCCGGTCCCCCGCATCGACGTGCTGCTGCTGGGCGTGGGCCCCGAGGGGCACGTCGCGTCGGTGTTCCCGGGGACGCCGGCGGTGTCCGACCAGCGCCCGGTGTTCGCGGTGCGCGACTGCCCCAAGCCCCCGCCGACCCGGGTGAGCCTCGGCCTGTCCGCCGTCAACGCCGCCGAGGAGGTCTGGCTGCTGGCCAGTGGCGCGGCGAAGGCCCCGGCCGTGGCGCGGGCGCTGGGTGGCCAGGTCACGCCCGAGGAGCTGCCCGCGGCCGGTGTGCACGGCCGCCGGGCGACCCGCTGGCTGCTGGACGCCGACGCGGCCGGCGAGCTGGACCCGCCGGCCTGA
- a CDS encoding RNA polymerase-binding protein RbpA yields MAGGNAIRGTRVGAGPMGEAERGEAAPRRRIPFWCASGHETQVSFASEADVPELWDCPRCGLPAGQDQAAPPPAPRTEPYKTHLAYVRERRSDADGDALLEEALAKLRSRRGA; encoded by the coding sequence GTGGCTGGTGGGAACGCGATCCGGGGCACGCGGGTGGGCGCGGGCCCGATGGGTGAGGCCGAACGCGGCGAGGCGGCACCCCGCCGGCGGATCCCCTTCTGGTGCGCCTCGGGTCACGAGACGCAGGTGTCCTTCGCCTCCGAGGCCGACGTGCCCGAGCTGTGGGACTGCCCGCGCTGCGGCCTGCCCGCCGGCCAGGACCAGGCGGCGCCGCCCCCGGCCCCGCGCACCGAGCCCTACAAGACGCACCTGGCCTACGTCCGCGAACGGCGCAGCGACGCCGACGGCGACGCGCTGCTCGAGGAGGCGCTGGCCAAGCTGCGGAGCCGCCGCGGCGCCTAG
- the secG gene encoding preprotein translocase subunit SecG translates to MVEVSLNVLLVLTSLLLVVLILLHRGKGGGLSSMFGGAVSSQLSGSSVVEKNLNRLTVFIGLVWTVCIIGLGILLKV, encoded by the coding sequence ATGGTCGAGGTGTCCCTCAACGTGTTGCTGGTGCTCACCAGCCTGCTCCTCGTGGTGCTGATCCTGCTGCACCGCGGCAAGGGCGGGGGCCTGTCCTCGATGTTCGGCGGCGCGGTCTCCTCGCAGCTGTCCGGGTCCTCCGTGGTGGAGAAGAACCTCAACCGGCTCACCGTCTTCATCGGCCTGGTCTGGACCGTCTGCATCATCGGCCTGGGCATCCTGCTCAAGGTCTAG
- a CDS encoding ABC transporter substrate-binding protein: protein MDSTVPRGRAGVRGRIAAVAAAALLVVGTAVSCAGAGEDAAVLPVVGDGPDAGVSGVRAPSDAAGGTLRVVTGEVDSLDPQRSYLPGVWNLMRLYTRTLVSYSSEPGRTGELVPDLATDLGSTPDGGATWTFTLREGVRFETGQPITSRDVKYGIERSFASDVVVGGPTRVVELLDDPADPYAGPWQDETPGRLGLASVDTPDDRTITFRLRSPQPDFPYVMALPSSGPVPIDLDTGADYGLDPVSSGPYAVATRDDVTGIVLERNPQWDPATDGVRTALPDRVVVRTGLTGLQRDQALLAGSADVDVSGTGIQAPTTARLGQDGGAEVPLTDRVDEVAGSVVRLLALPTDVAPFDDASCRAAVAAAVDRAAVQEALGGPTEAVPTARLWPQGVEGGPDGADPGPDVAAAEAALAACGRPEGFRTVLATADGPNSVAVAERVAGQLAAVGVEVEVRPLDAASFYATEVGNPDRVRDNGIGMVLASWTADVPTPGSFLVPLVDGRSISAVGNTNFARLADPAVDALIDAARTAPDPEAARTAWREVATAATATGAYVPLAESRVQLLAGQRLRNGVVMGPYTGYDLATAGVR from the coding sequence GTGGACAGCACGGTGCCGCGGGGCCGCGCCGGGGTGCGCGGCCGGATCGCCGCCGTCGCCGCCGCCGCACTGCTGGTCGTCGGGACGGCGGTCAGCTGCGCCGGCGCCGGTGAGGACGCCGCCGTGCTCCCCGTCGTCGGCGACGGCCCGGACGCCGGTGTCAGCGGCGTCCGGGCGCCGTCCGACGCGGCCGGCGGCACGCTGCGGGTGGTGACCGGCGAGGTGGACAGCCTCGACCCGCAGCGCTCCTACCTGCCCGGGGTGTGGAACCTCATGCGGCTCTACACCCGCACGCTGGTCAGCTACTCCTCCGAGCCCGGCCGCACCGGCGAGCTGGTGCCCGACCTCGCCACCGACCTGGGCAGCACCCCCGACGGCGGGGCCACCTGGACCTTCACGCTCCGCGAGGGCGTCCGCTTCGAGACCGGGCAGCCGATCACCTCGCGGGACGTCAAGTACGGCATCGAGCGGTCCTTCGCCTCCGACGTCGTCGTCGGCGGCCCCACCCGGGTCGTCGAGCTGCTCGACGACCCGGCCGACCCCTACGCCGGCCCGTGGCAGGACGAGACCCCCGGCCGGCTGGGCCTGGCCTCGGTGGACACCCCCGACGACCGCACCATCACCTTCCGGCTGCGCTCGCCGCAGCCGGACTTCCCCTACGTCATGGCGCTGCCCTCCAGCGGCCCGGTCCCGATCGACCTGGACACCGGTGCCGACTACGGCCTGGACCCGGTGTCCTCCGGTCCCTACGCGGTCGCCACCCGGGACGACGTCACCGGCATCGTGCTGGAGCGCAACCCGCAGTGGGACCCGGCCACCGACGGCGTCCGGACCGCGCTGCCCGACCGGGTCGTGGTCCGCACCGGGCTGACCGGGCTGCAGCGCGACCAGGCGCTGCTGGCCGGGTCCGCCGACGTCGACGTCTCCGGCACCGGCATCCAGGCGCCGACGACGGCCCGGCTCGGGCAGGACGGCGGCGCGGAGGTGCCGCTGACCGACCGGGTCGACGAGGTCGCCGGCTCCGTCGTCCGGCTGCTCGCGCTGCCCACCGACGTCGCCCCGTTCGACGACGCGTCCTGCCGGGCGGCGGTCGCCGCGGCCGTGGACCGGGCCGCCGTGCAGGAGGCGCTGGGTGGCCCCACCGAGGCCGTGCCCACCGCCCGGCTGTGGCCGCAGGGCGTCGAGGGCGGGCCGGACGGGGCGGACCCGGGCCCGGACGTGGCCGCGGCCGAGGCGGCGCTGGCCGCGTGCGGGCGGCCGGAGGGCTTCCGCACCGTGCTGGCCACCGCGGACGGGCCGAACAGCGTGGCCGTCGCCGAGCGGGTCGCCGGGCAGCTGGCGGCCGTCGGCGTCGAGGTGGAGGTGCGTCCCCTGGACGCGGCCAGCTTCTACGCCACCGAGGTCGGCAACCCCGACCGCGTCCGGGACAACGGGATCGGCATGGTGCTGGCCAGCTGGACCGCCGACGTCCCCACGCCCGGCTCCTTCCTCGTGCCACTGGTCGACGGCCGGTCGATCAGCGCCGTGGGCAACACCAACTTCGCGCGGCTGGCCGACCCCGCCGTCGACGCGCTGATCGACGCCGCCCGCACGGCGCCGGACCCCGAGGCCGCCCGCACCGCCTGGCGCGAGGTGGCGACGGCGGCCACGGCGACGGGGGCCTACGTGCCGCTGGCGGAGTCCCGGGTGCAGCTGCTGGCCGGCCAGCGGCTGCGCAACGGCGTGGTGATGGGTCCCTACACCGGCTACGACCTGGCGACCGCCGGGGTCCGCTGA
- the tpiA gene encoding triose-phosphate isomerase — translation MARRGTPVRREGRRPLIAGNWKMNLTHLEAIGMVQKLAFSLREPELEAAEVVVLPPFTALRSVQTLVAGDKLEVGYGAQDVSVEDSGAYTGEVSGAMLAALACRYAVVGHSERRALHAEDDAVVAGKVRSCLRHGLVPILCVGEGLEVRRAGQHVAYCTAQLDAALEGLTAEQLTEPGGGTGLVIAYEPVWAIGTGEVATPEDAQEVCGALRSRLAERFGAETAGIVRILYGGSVKAANTAGILAGPDVDGALVGGASLDADEFTQICRTAADVG, via the coding sequence GTGGCACGCAGGGGCACCCCGGTCCGCCGGGAGGGACGCCGTCCGCTGATCGCGGGCAACTGGAAGATGAACCTCACCCACCTCGAGGCGATCGGCATGGTGCAGAAGCTCGCCTTCAGCCTCCGGGAGCCCGAGCTGGAGGCGGCCGAGGTGGTCGTCCTGCCGCCGTTCACCGCGCTGCGCAGCGTGCAGACGCTGGTGGCCGGCGACAAGCTGGAGGTCGGCTACGGCGCGCAGGACGTCTCGGTCGAGGACTCCGGCGCCTACACCGGGGAGGTCAGCGGCGCGATGCTCGCGGCGCTGGCCTGCCGCTACGCCGTCGTCGGGCACTCCGAGCGGCGGGCGCTGCACGCCGAGGACGACGCGGTGGTGGCCGGCAAGGTGCGCAGCTGCCTGCGGCACGGCCTGGTGCCCATCCTGTGCGTGGGGGAGGGGCTGGAGGTCCGCCGGGCCGGGCAGCACGTCGCGTACTGCACCGCGCAGCTGGACGCCGCCCTGGAGGGGCTGACCGCCGAGCAGCTGACCGAGCCCGGTGGGGGGACTGGGCTCGTCATCGCCTACGAGCCGGTGTGGGCGATCGGCACCGGCGAGGTGGCCACCCCCGAGGACGCGCAGGAGGTGTGCGGTGCCCTGCGGTCACGGCTCGCCGAGCGTTTCGGCGCGGAGACGGCCGGGATCGTCCGTATCCTCTACGGCGGGTCGGTGAAGGCCGCCAACACGGCCGGGATCCTGGCCGGGCCGGACGTCGACGGTGCCCTCGTCGGCGGCGCCAGCCTGGACGCCGACGAGTTCACGCAGATCTGTCGGACAGCCGCCGACGTCGGCTGA
- a CDS encoding phosphoglycerate kinase, translating into MRTLDDLLAEGVSGRRVLLRADLNVPLDKATREITDDGRIRASLPTLQALRDAGARVVVAAHLGRPKGAPDPQFSLAPVAARLAELLGVDVPLAADVAGEDARARAGRLGDGDVLLLENVRFEAAETAEDDAERGALADRLAALADAFVDDAFGAVHRRHASVYDVALRLPHVAGRLVAQELDVLTRLTTDPERPYVVVLGGSKVSDKLAVIEALLPKVDRLLVGGGMCFTFLAAQGHGVGTSLLEADQVDTCRRLLADAGDRIVLPLDVVCAPEFSAQAPTTTVAVDAIPDGQMGLDVGPRTVEAFGRELGGARTVFWNGPMGVFELAPFQAGTRGVAAAVAAVDGLSVVGGGDSAAAVRQLGLDESAYGHISTGGGASLEYLEGRELPGLAVLADRATTDRGD; encoded by the coding sequence ATGCGCACCCTCGACGACCTGCTCGCCGAGGGCGTCTCGGGCCGGCGCGTGCTCCTGCGCGCCGACCTGAACGTCCCGCTGGACAAGGCCACCCGGGAGATCACCGACGACGGCCGGATCCGCGCCAGCCTGCCCACCCTGCAGGCGCTGCGCGACGCCGGGGCCCGCGTCGTGGTCGCCGCCCACCTCGGCCGGCCCAAGGGCGCCCCGGACCCGCAGTTCTCCCTCGCCCCGGTCGCCGCGCGGCTCGCCGAGCTGCTCGGCGTCGACGTGCCCCTGGCGGCGGACGTCGCCGGCGAGGACGCGCGGGCCCGGGCCGGCCGGCTCGGCGACGGCGACGTCCTGCTGCTGGAGAACGTCCGCTTCGAGGCCGCCGAGACGGCCGAGGACGACGCCGAGCGGGGCGCGCTGGCCGACCGGCTGGCCGCGCTGGCCGACGCCTTCGTCGACGACGCCTTCGGTGCGGTGCACCGGAGGCACGCCTCGGTGTACGACGTGGCGCTGCGGCTGCCGCACGTCGCCGGCCGGCTGGTCGCCCAGGAACTGGACGTGCTCACCCGGCTCACCACCGACCCCGAGCGGCCCTACGTCGTGGTGCTGGGCGGGTCGAAGGTCAGCGACAAGCTGGCCGTGATCGAGGCGCTGCTGCCCAAGGTCGACCGGCTGCTGGTCGGCGGCGGGATGTGCTTCACCTTCCTGGCCGCCCAGGGCCACGGCGTCGGGACGTCGCTGCTGGAGGCCGACCAGGTGGACACCTGCCGCCGCCTGCTCGCCGACGCCGGCGACCGGATCGTGCTGCCGCTGGACGTCGTGTGCGCGCCGGAGTTCAGCGCACAGGCGCCGACGACGACGGTCGCGGTCGACGCCATCCCCGACGGCCAGATGGGCCTCGACGTCGGCCCGCGCACGGTGGAGGCCTTCGGCCGCGAGCTCGGCGGGGCCCGCACCGTGTTCTGGAACGGCCCGATGGGCGTCTTCGAGCTCGCCCCGTTCCAGGCCGGCACCCGCGGGGTGGCCGCGGCGGTGGCCGCGGTCGACGGGCTGTCCGTCGTCGGCGGTGGGGACTCCGCGGCCGCGGTGCGCCAGCTGGGTCTCGACGAGTCCGCCTACGGCCACATCAGCACCGGCGGCGGCGCGTCGCTGGAGTACCTCGAGGGCCGGGAGCTGCCCGGCCTCGCGGTGCTGGCCGACCGAGCGACGACGGACCGAGGAGACTGA
- the gap gene encoding type I glyceraldehyde-3-phosphate dehydrogenase yields MTVRVGINGFGRIGRNFWRAAAASGKDVEIVAVNDLTSPEVLAHLLKYDSVLGVLAEEIKASPEGIEIGGQTVKVLSERDPAALPWGDLGVDVVVESTGFFTKADDARKHVDAGGAKKVIISAPATGDDLTIVMGVNDDRYDGSQTIISNASCTTNCLAPLAKVLHDAFGIERGLMTTIHAYTADQNLQDGPHKDLRRARAAALNMVPTSTGAAKAIGLVLPELQGKLDGYAMRVPVPTGSATDLTVQLSREASAADVDAAYREAAGSGRLAGVLTYTDAPIVSSDIVTDPASCIYDAKLTKVFGPMTKVLGWYDNEWGYSNRLVDSVELVGRSL; encoded by the coding sequence ATGACCGTACGCGTGGGCATCAACGGGTTCGGCCGGATCGGGCGGAACTTCTGGCGGGCCGCCGCGGCCAGTGGCAAGGACGTCGAGATCGTGGCGGTCAACGACCTGACCAGCCCGGAGGTCCTCGCCCACCTGCTCAAGTACGACAGCGTGCTGGGCGTGCTGGCCGAGGAGATCAAGGCCTCGCCGGAGGGCATCGAGATCGGCGGGCAGACCGTGAAGGTGCTCTCCGAGCGCGACCCGGCGGCGCTGCCCTGGGGCGACCTGGGTGTCGACGTCGTCGTGGAGTCCACCGGCTTCTTCACCAAGGCCGACGACGCCCGCAAGCACGTGGACGCCGGCGGCGCCAAGAAGGTGATCATCTCCGCGCCGGCCACCGGTGACGACCTGACGATCGTCATGGGCGTCAACGACGACCGCTACGACGGCTCGCAGACGATCATCAGCAACGCGTCGTGCACCACCAACTGCCTGGCCCCGCTGGCCAAGGTGCTGCACGACGCGTTCGGCATCGAGCGCGGCCTGATGACCACGATCCACGCCTACACCGCCGACCAGAACCTGCAGGACGGCCCGCACAAGGACCTGCGCCGCGCCCGCGCCGCCGCGCTGAACATGGTGCCCACCTCCACCGGCGCGGCCAAGGCGATCGGCCTGGTCCTGCCGGAGCTGCAGGGCAAGCTCGACGGCTACGCGATGCGCGTGCCGGTGCCCACCGGGTCGGCCACCGACCTCACCGTCCAGCTCTCCCGCGAGGCGTCGGCCGCCGACGTCGACGCCGCCTACCGGGAGGCCGCCGGCTCCGGTCGGCTGGCCGGCGTCCTCACCTACACCGACGCCCCGATCGTCTCCTCCGACATCGTCACCGACCCGGCGAGCTGCATCTACGACGCCAAGCTGACCAAGGTCTTCGGCCCGATGACCAAGGTGCTCGGCTGGTACGACAACGAGTGGGGCTACTCCAACCGGCTCGTCGACTCCGTCGAGCTCGTCGGCCGCTCGCTGTAG